A window of Verrucomicrobiota bacterium genomic DNA:
GCATGCCTGCGGTTCTTGGCGTTCGCAGTTGAGCGCCTTGGCGAACTCGCGCGCCACCAGTGCTTTGCCGACACCCTCCGGCCCGGCAAACAGATAGGCGTGAGCCACGCGCCCCTGCGCCATGCTGCTTCGCAGGAGCTCGATCGCGCGTTCGTTGCCCAGTATTGCCTTGAAGCTCATTTCAGCCCCATCCGCTCGGCGACGGCTCTGCGGATCTCGGCCTCAAGGGCGTCAGCCGTACGTAGCGCGTCGAGCACAACGAAGCGTTGCGGCTCGCGCCTGGCGAGCGCCAGGAACCCCTGCCGAACGCAGCGGTGGAACTCGAGTCCCGCGACCTCGAAACGGTTGTTTTTCGACTCGGAGCTCGCAGGCAGGTCGCCGTCGAGCTTGCGGTTGCGTTTCAGCCCTTCCTCGACGGGCAGGTCGAGCAGCAGCACGAGATCGGCCTTGAGGCCGCCTGTGGCAAAGTCGCAGATCGGCTCGACAACCTCGAGCCCCAGCTCCCGGCCGAAGCCCTGGTAGGCGAGCGACGA
This region includes:
- a CDS encoding dTMP kinase, which produces MTRGTFITFEGPEGSGKTTQIERLAAWLRSTGRDVVVTFEPGGTEIGSRIRELLFDLAHGEMTARTELLLMNAARAQHVEQVIEPALAAGQVVLSDRFAESSLAYQGFGRELGLEVVEPICDFATGGLKADLVLLLDLPVEEGLKRNRKLDGDLPASSESKNNRFEVAGLEFHRCVRQGFLALARREPQRFVVLDALRTADALEAEIRRAVAERMGLK